CGGCATCGTCTCGGGCAAGTTCGACCTGGCCCTCGAACTGCTCGACGACGTGGAGCACCGCTGGCAGACACTGCTCGACAGTCTCGACGAACCAGCCGCGACCATCGAGGTGCTCGATGCGGACGAGCGCGCACGCATCCGCGAGGGCGACCGAGTGATCGACCTGCTGCTGCGCCGCGACGTGCGCGTCTCCTACCGCGGCGAGCTCAAACAGCCGCTGCGCGAGATCTTCCGCGGCAGCGACTGCGAACCGCTGCGCGAGCGCCTGCGCGCCACGCACGCCGAGATCAAGAACGAGCGCCTGTTCGTGGCCCTGCACATGCACGCCGGTGACGGCAACGTGCACACCAACATCCCGGTGCATTCCGACAACTACCGCATGCTGCACCGCGCCGAGCGCATCGTCGACCGCATCATGGCACTGGCACAGTCACTTGACGGGGTGATTTCCGGCGAACACGGCATCGGGCTCACCAAGATCCACTACCTCGAACCCGAAAAGCTCGCCGCCTTCGTCGAGTACAAGCAACGGGTCGATCCCGAGCAGCGTTTCAACCCCGGCAAGCTGATGCCCGGCTCCGGGCTGGAGGGCGCCTACACGCCCTCGCTGCGCCTGGTGCAGCAGGAGGCGCTGATCCTCGAGCAGAGCGAGCTGGGCGCGCTCAACGACGCCATCCGGCACTGCCTGCGCTGTGGCAAATGCAAGCCGAAGTGCATGACCCACGTGCCGCGCGCCAACCTGCTGTACTCGCCACGCAACAAGATCCTCGGCACCGGACTGGTGATCGAGGCCTTCCTGTACGAAGAGCAGACCCGACGCGGCATATCGGCACTGCACTTCGAGGAGATGAACGACATCGCCGACCACTGCACCGTATGCCACAAATGCCAGCCGCCCTGCCCGGTGGACATCGACTTCGGCGATGTCACGGTGCACATGCGCAAGGTGCTCGAACAGGCCGGAAAGAAGCGCTTCAACCCGGGTACCTGGGCGGCCATGCAGTTCCTCAACGCCACCCGTCCCAGCACCATCAAGGCGCTGCGCAAGGGCATGCTGGAGTGGGGATTCAAGGGCATCAACCTGGCCTACGGTCTGGCCAGGAAGACCGGCCTGCTGCGCCGCAACGCCACCCTGCCCGCAGCCACCACCGGACGCCCCAGGCCAGTCGAGATCGCCATCGAGCTGGTGCGCCGGCCGATCCGCGTGGAACTGCCGAAGCGCAGCTACCGCACCGAACTGGGGCTGGAAGATCCGACCCATGTCCCTGTGATCCGCGATCCCGCGCGCGCCGACGAGGACGCCGAAGCAGTGTTCTACTTCCCCGGCTGCGGCTCCGAGCGCCTGTTCTCCGATGTCGGTCTCGCCACCCTGGCCATGCTCTGGGAAGTTGGCGCCCAGACCGTGCTGCCTCCCGGCTACCTGTGCTGCGGCTATCCGCAGACCGCCGCCGGCTTGCACGAGAAGGGCCAGCGCATCACCACCGACAACCGGGTGCTGTTCCACCGCGTGGCCAACACCCTCAACTATCTCGACATCCGTACCGTGCTGGTCTCTTGCGGCACCTGCATCGACCAGCTCATGAAGTACGAATTCGAAAAGATCTTCCCCGGCTGCCGCCTGCTCGACATCCATGAATACCTGATGGAGAAGGGCGTGAGCACCCAGAATGCACCAGGCGTGCAGTATCTCTACCACGATCCCTGCCACACCCCCATGAAGCAACACGACCCGGTGGAGGTCGCGGCCAGCCTGTTGCAGACCGAGGTCCGGCTGTCCGACCGCTGCTGCGGCGAGGCCGGCACCCTGGGTACCGCGCGCCCCGACATCGCCAACCAGCTGCGCTTCCGCAAGAGCGAGGAACTGCGCGCCGGTATCCGCGAACTGACCGGGCACGAACGGGCCGAGGGACAGGTCAAGCTGCTCACCAGCTGCCCCGCCTGCCAGCAGGGCCTGGCCCGTTACGCCGACGAGACCGGCCTGAAGACCGACTACATCGTGGTCGAGCTGGCGCGCGCCCGCCTGGGCGAGGACTGGCAGCGGACCTTCATTGAACGAGCAAAGGCCGGGGGCATCGAGCGTATCCTGCTGTAGCAGGCCCGTCCCCGGGTCGAACCGTTCGCGGCGGGGACGCCGCTCCCGCCGCAGGAGGCCCGTCTCCAGGCCGAACCATTCGCGACGGGGACGTCGCTCCTACCCGTAGGAGGCCCGTCCCCGGGCCGAACCATTCACCGCAGCCCCCTTGCTTTGCATCCCCCCTCGATTCCCTGTAGCTTTGCTCCGGCCGTAACCTAGGGAGTATCCGCCCACACCATGATCTCCGCTCTCGAAGCCCTGCAGAAACTCCGGGAAGGCAACGCCCGTTTCGTCGCCGGTCAGGCGCAAACCCCCGCGCTGAGCTGTGCCGACCGCCGGCAGTCACTGACCAGCGGCCAGACGCCCTTTGCCATCATCCTCGGCTGCTCGGATTCACGAGTACCCGCCGAGATCGTGTTCGACCAGGGCCTGGGCGACCTGTTCGTGATCCGCGTGGCGGGCAACATCGTGGCCCCCTCGCAGGTCGGCAGCATCGAGTTCGCCGCCGAGCGTTTCGGCACGCCGCTGGTGGTGGTCCTGGGCCATTCGCAATGCGGCGCCATCTGCGCCACCATCGAGGAACTGGAACGCCCCGCGGAGAACCGCTCCCCCAACCTGCGCGCCATCGTCGATCGCGTGCGCCCCTCGGTAGAACCTCTGATGGACACCGAGCTGCGCAATGACCGCGACCGCCTGATCGACCGCGCGGTACACGCCAACATCCGCGCCGCGGTCAATCAGCTACAGCATGGCTCGGCCATCCTTGAACGCCTGATCGCCGAGGAGCGCCTGATGGTAGTTGGTGCTCACTATTCTCTGGAGACCGGCGAAGTCAGCTTCGATACGCCGGATTGAGCGCCAACCAGGGGGTGCGGCTCCCCTCCCTGAGACATCAGGGATATCTATGCCCGCATCATTGAACCTTATTGGCAACCTAATGTCAGAGTATTCGGATGCACTGATATTAAGGAGGTATGCCATGAGCAGCCTGATACCGAACTTCCCGCCGAATGGCGTGGTCACCATCAACCGGGTGATCCTGAAACCGGGATACACGATCGACGACCTCCAGGAGCGCGTGGCGCTGCTGTGCGAGAACGTCAAGACATACCATTCCGAGACCGGTTTCGTCGGCGGCTTCGTGGCACTCAACAGTGGGCAGATCTCCAACGAGGGGTCGACCGTGGGCCAGGCCGTGGAGAGCCCGCTGAAGGACCGCGAGGCCCTGATCGTGACCTTCTGGCGCAGCTTCGAGGACCACGAACGCTCGCACCGCAGCGACACCTTCCAACCGCTGTTCCGCGACGTGCTCGAACTGTGCGAGAACGGCAACGAGGAGATCGCCTATCAGATGCTCTGGTCCGGCGCGGCCTACTCGCCCGAAGAGGCCCGTGCCGCACGCGAAGCCAAGGAACGTTACGCGGCCTGAGTGGTCTGACAGGCGATCGCTCTCCCATCCCTCCATAGCGATGGCGTTGCCCCCTCAGTTCGAGGGGGCTTTTTTCGTTCCGGAACCAATTCCCCCGGGCAGACTCCGGTATTGACATTTAAGAAATTGCTTATATACTTTCGGGCATCGACGAGCTGTACCGGTCGAACCAGACACGCAATCGTTCGCACAAAAGAATCCGGAGAGAATCATGAAAAAGATCATCGCCATCGCTGCCATCATCGCTTCCGCCCAGGCCTCTGCCTTCTGGGGCTGGGACAACAGCAACAACGCTACCGACGGCCGCTACAACGGCAAGGGTGACTTCAACGGCAACGCTACCGGCGAGGCCGAGGCCACCTTCAGCATGACCTTCACCGGCAAGGGCAAGACCCGCGGCGATTTCAAGGGCAACGGCGACAGCAACAGCAACTGGGCCGCCTATGGCTACGATGCCCCCTACTACTACGGCTACACGCCCTATGCCGCATCCGTCACCCCGGTGACTGCCCCTGCGCAACCGGCTGCCCAGTAAACTCTGCGGCATCATCGGCGGATCGAAGGCCCGCATCTCCGGATGCGGGCCTTTTGCTTGTCCACGCCCAACCACAGAAGACAGCACGGAACCAAATTCCCCTGCACGGGGCCAAAGATCCCGGAACCACCGCGATACCGGGAGCCCCCCATGCGTCAATCCCTGCTGTTTCTGTTACTGACCCTGTTCACCGCCGGCGCGCTCGCCGAAGCTCCCCCGTACAACCGGGTCAGCCTGTCCGAGCAGGCCAGCACCGAACTGGAGAACGACCGAATGGTCGCCATCCTCTTCGCCCAGGCCGAAGGCCACGACACCGTGGCACCGGCACGCGAAGTCAACCGCACCGTTCGACAGGCCGTGAACAAGGCCCGCCAGCGCCCGGGCATCGAGGTCAGCACGCTCAACTACCGCACCCAGCCGGTGTACGAAAAGGGCCGCATCGTGCGCTGGCGGGTGACCCAGCAGGTCCGCCTGGAGAGCCACGAAGGCCAGGCGCTGGGCAAGCTGATCGGCGAGCTGCAATCCGACAGCCTGCGCGTGCAGTCACTGGGCTACCGGCTCTCGGAAGAGAAACGCCGCCAGCACATCGACGAGGTGATCGAACAGGCACTGCAACGCTTCACCCACCGGGCCCAACGCATCGCCGCCACACTGGGCAGGAAGGGCTACCGGCTGGTGCGCCTGTCGGTCAACGAGGGACGTCCCGGGCCGACGCCGGTACGCCTGGATGCCATGGTGGCCGACACCCCGCTGGCCAGGCGGGCAGGCCCGGTGACCATCGAGTCGAGGCCGGCACCGCGCGCCTGAGCGTGACGGTCAGCGGCGAGATCGAACTGCTCGACTGA
The sequence above is a segment of the endosymbiont of unidentified scaly snail isolate Monju genome. Coding sequences within it:
- a CDS encoding DUF3683 domain-containing protein, encoding MERIREIPYNYTSFSDREIVIRYLGEANWQLIERLRGSRRTGRSARMLFEVLGDMWVVERNPYLQDDLIDNVERRNALIEALAHRLRQFEARLNDNADAARLLEAAREAVDRFANCFGERAQLRARVRKALAKVTRRDNIDFSGLARVSHATDATDWRVEMPFVVISPDTEEEVAPVVQACIDCGLSLIPRGGGTGYTGSAVPLDAHCAVINTEKLEFLSDVEYIELPGVEGTVPTVRAGAGVVTRRVSELAERHGLAFAVDPTSQDASTIGGNIAMNAGGKKAVLWGTTLDNLASWRMVTPQGDWLEVTRLEHNLGKIHEQETVRFSLQRYAPDGHTPRGEPELLEMPGSVFRKAGLGKDVTDKFLAGLPGVQKEGCDGLITSARFILHRMPAHVRTVCLEFFGDDLARAVPAIVEITDFIEATEGVQIAGLEHLDERYVKAVRYSTKAPRRERPKMVLIADLVSDDEALLGRTASEVVRLANAREGEGFIAVGAEARARFWADRARTAAISAHTNAFKINEDVVIPLARLAEYSRGVERINIEESIANKLEVILAFRHILSEERPEKDEGGIVSGKFDLALELLDDVEHRWQTLLDSLDEPAATIEVLDADERARIREGDRVIDLLLRRDVRVSYRGELKQPLREIFRGSDCEPLRERLRATHAEIKNERLFVALHMHAGDGNVHTNIPVHSDNYRMLHRAERIVDRIMALAQSLDGVISGEHGIGLTKIHYLEPEKLAAFVEYKQRVDPEQRFNPGKLMPGSGLEGAYTPSLRLVQQEALILEQSELGALNDAIRHCLRCGKCKPKCMTHVPRANLLYSPRNKILGTGLVIEAFLYEEQTRRGISALHFEEMNDIADHCTVCHKCQPPCPVDIDFGDVTVHMRKVLEQAGKKRFNPGTWAAMQFLNATRPSTIKALRKGMLEWGFKGINLAYGLARKTGLLRRNATLPAATTGRPRPVEIAIELVRRPIRVELPKRSYRTELGLEDPTHVPVIRDPARADEDAEAVFYFPGCGSERLFSDVGLATLAMLWEVGAQTVLPPGYLCCGYPQTAAGLHEKGQRITTDNRVLFHRVANTLNYLDIRTVLVSCGTCIDQLMKYEFEKIFPGCRLLDIHEYLMEKGVSTQNAPGVQYLYHDPCHTPMKQHDPVEVAASLLQTEVRLSDRCCGEAGTLGTARPDIANQLRFRKSEELRAGIRELTGHERAEGQVKLLTSCPACQQGLARYADETGLKTDYIVVELARARLGEDWQRTFIERAKAGGIERILL
- a CDS encoding SIMPL domain-containing protein (The SIMPL domain is named for its presence in mouse protein SIMPL (signalling molecule that associates with mouse pelle-like kinase). Bacterial member BP26, from Brucella, was shown to assemble into a channel-like structure, while YggE from E. coli has been associated with resistance to oxidative stress.) produces the protein MRQSLLFLLLTLFTAGALAEAPPYNRVSLSEQASTELENDRMVAILFAQAEGHDTVAPAREVNRTVRQAVNKARQRPGIEVSTLNYRTQPVYEKGRIVRWRVTQQVRLESHEGQALGKLIGELQSDSLRVQSLGYRLSEEKRRQHIDEVIEQALQRFTHRAQRIAATLGRKGYRLVRLSVNEGRPGPTPVRLDAMVADTPLARRAGPVTIESRPAPRA
- a CDS encoding carbonic anhydrase, which produces MISALEALQKLREGNARFVAGQAQTPALSCADRRQSLTSGQTPFAIILGCSDSRVPAEIVFDQGLGDLFVIRVAGNIVAPSQVGSIEFAAERFGTPLVVVLGHSQCGAICATIEELERPAENRSPNLRAIVDRVRPSVEPLMDTELRNDRDRLIDRAVHANIRAAVNQLQHGSAILERLIAEERLMVVGAHYSLETGEVSFDTPD
- a CDS encoding sulfur globule family protein — encoded protein: MKKIIAIAAIIASAQASAFWGWDNSNNATDGRYNGKGDFNGNATGEAEATFSMTFTGKGKTRGDFKGNGDSNSNWAAYGYDAPYYYGYTPYAASVTPVTAPAQPAAQ